GCAAACCTCTGCAAAAGCGAGCTTAGCGATATTGATATAGACCCAGTCAACTTTAGTTAGGGATTAGCTAATGTTTACTATAATCTCGCCAAAAATTTAACGGATACATCAATGCTTTTTAACTCTTACGAATTTATATTTTTATTCTTGCCATTTACATTTTTTATATACTTTTATCTAAATAAAAAGCGCCTTACAGAAGTAGCAAAAGGCTTTTTGGTTCTGTCATCTCTCTTTTTTTACAGCTGGTGGAATGTCATTTATCTGCCACTAATCTTAGGCTCCATGATATTTAACTACCGCTTTGGAGTGGAGCTAAACAAAGAAGATAGTAAAATTTCTAAAAAATTTATTCTTATACTAGGGATTACGGCAAATTTAATACTCCTTGGATATTTTAAATATTCAGACTTCTTTATAAGTAATGTAAATTTTATCTTTAGCACACACATATCTCATTTAAATTTACTTTTGCCTCTTGCTATCTCGTTTTTTACTTTTCAGCAGATAGCCTATTTGGTTGATAGTGCTATGGGGGGGGTACGAGGCAGTATGACTTTTTAAACTACTGCTTATTTGTTACCTTTTTCCCGCAGCTAATCGCTGGTCCGATCGTGCATCACAAAGAGATGATGCCGCAGTTTGCAAATACTAGAAATAAAATAATCAACTACAAAAATATAGCACTTGGCTTATTTATCTTTTCGGTAGGTCTTTTTAAAAAGGTAGTTATTGCTGATAATTTTGCTATTTGGGCAACAAACGGATTTGATAACGCTATCGTTTTAAATTTCTTTGAAGCTTGGGCAACTAGCCTAAGCTATACATTTCAGCTCTACTTTGACTTTAGCGGATACTGCGATATGGCTATCGGCGCGGCACTTCTTTTTAATATTAAGCTTCCAATAAACTTTAACTCACCTTATAAAGCCTTAAGCATTCAAGACTTTTGGCGCAGATGGCATATAACATTAAGTAGATTCTTAAGAGACTATATTTATATCCCGCTAGGAGGTAATCGTAGAGGCAAATTTCGAACTTATATAAATTTAATGGCGACTTTTATAATAGGCGGTATTTGGCATGGGGCCGGCTGGACATTTGTGTTTTGGGGATTTTTGCACGGCGTGGCACTGGTTATACAAAGGATTTGGAGCGAGCTGGGCTTTAGGCTAAATAAATTCGTGGCTTGGTTTATGACCTTTAACTTCATAAATATCGCTTGGATATTTTTTAGAGCTAAGGAGTGGGGTGACGCTTTAAAAGTACTAAAAGGGATGTTTGGGCTTAGTGGAATAGTTTTACCAAATTTTCTAGCAGCAAAGCTTGAGTTTTTATCTAAATATGGAGTTGGTTTTAATAACTTTATAGAAAGAGTTGGAAATAAAAATACTTTTTTATTCATGTTACTTGGCTTTATTTTAGTTTTGGTGTTTAAAAATAGTATAAAAAAACTAGAACAATTAAAATTTAATTTTAGAAATATTCTATTATCTACTGTTATTTTTACATTAGCCATTCTTTCACTAAATAAGATCTCAGAATTCCTATATTTTAATTTCTAAAGGATATAAAATGAAACCTATAAAATGGATAAGAATTTGGATTATAACGACAATAATTTTATTTATTTTAACCTTCTTGATAATTTTTACAATTAATCCTTATTACATATATGAAGTAAACTTATTTAATTTTAGAAAGGTAACAATTTACGATAAATCAAGAGAAATAGAACCTGTAATAATAAAACAAATAAAGCCATTTTCAATTGCACTAGGAACATCAAGACCAAAATATGGCATAGATGTTAGTCATGAATATTTTAAACCTGTCTCATATAATCTTGCAATTAGTGGTGGAAGCATATATGAAAACAAACAGCTATTTGAACTTTCAATACAACAAAAAAATTTAAAACATGTTTTGCTATGCCTTGATTACAGGATGTTCAGCCAAAAAGATAAAGAGAATGATGGAATAATAAGTAATTCTAGTAAAATAAAATATATCTTTAGTCTTGATGCCTTAATGGATAGTTTTAAGACAATGTTTGAAAATGGAAATGCCGCTGTTTTACATAACGGCAACACAATACTTTTTCTTAAGCATAATAATTATGCAGATGAATTCAAATCAGTAGAAAAAGATTATTACAAGAATAATTCAAAAAATTATACCTATACCAACACTGGTAAAAATAGTTTTCTTGATTTTGAAGAGCTTTTAGAAATAGCTTATAAAAACGATGTGGATACGGATATAATCTTTAATCCATCCCACATACGACTTTGGGAATCTCTTGATTATTTTATTGGACTTGATACTTGGTATAAATGGAAAAAGGATATCGTATTAACAGTAGAAAAAGTGGCTAAAAAATACAATAAAAAGCCATTTAGAGTAGTTGATTTTGCCGTTTATCACGAGATAACTAATGAAAAAATACCTACTGATGGTGCCAAAATGAAATTTTATTTTGAAAGTAGTCACTATACACCAAAACTTGGAAATATAGTATTAGATAGACTTATGAATAAAAGTAGCTACAAAGATTTTGGCGTAGAAATAACTAGTAAAAATATTGATGCTCACATAGAAAAACAAAAGAGCCTTCGAAGCAAATTTATAAACACTCAAGAATATAGGCAAGAAGTTTTTGGGGATTAGGGTTAAACAAATTTATTTAAAAGCCAAGATTTTATATAATCCCCAATAAAAATTTAAAGGCAAAATTTTGCAACGATACCCAACAAAACAGATAAAAATTCGTAATGTTTTAATAGGTGGCGACGCGCCAATATCCGTGCAATCAATGACTTTTTCAAAGACAAAAGACGTAAAAGGCACGCTTGAGCAGATACAGAGGCTTTATTTTGCAGGCTGTGATATCGTGCGTTGCGCAGTTTTTGATAAAGAGGACGCTAGCGCGCTAAAGCAGATCGTTGCAGGCTCACCTATTCCAGTCGTTGCAGACATACATTTTAACCACACCTACGCGCTCATCGTTAGCGAATTTGTCGATGCTATCCGCATAAATCCAGGCAACATAGGCTCAGCCAAAAATATAAAAGCAGTCGTTGATGCCTGCAAACAAAGAAATTTACCTATCCGCATAGGCGTAAATTCTGGCTCGCTTGAAAAGCAGTTTGAGGATCGCTACGGCCGCACTGTGGAGGCGATGGTGGAGAGTGCGATGTATAACATCAAGCTTCTTGAGGATTTTGACTTTACAGACATTAAAATTTCGCTCAAATCAAGCGACGTCGAGCGCACTATGCAAGCTTATAGGGCGCTTCGCCCAAAGACAAACTATCCGTTTCATCTTGGTGTTACTGAGGCTGGTACAACATTTCACGCCACTATCAAGTCCGCGATCGCGCTTGGTGGGCTTTTGCTTGAAGGCATTGGCGATACGATGAGAGTTAGCATCACAGGCGAGCTAGAAGAGGAGATAAAAGTCGCAAAGGCGATCTTAAAAGATAGTGGCCGCCAAAAAGAGGGTCTAAATATCATCTCATGCCCAACTTGTGGTCGTTTGCAAGCTGATCTCATGGCAGCAGTAAAGCTCGTAGAAGAAAAAACAAAAGGTATAAAAGAGCCGCTAAACGTCTCAGTTATGGGCTGCGTGGTAAATGCTATCGGCGAGGCAAAAGGCGCAGATGTTGCCATAGCATTTGGCAAAGGAAATGGCATGATAATGCGTCACGGCGAAGTGGTCGCAAGACTACCTGAGAGCGAGCTTGTGGATAGATTTTTACAAGAGATCGATGACGAGATAAAAAGTAGAGACTAAAGGAAAAGTTGTGGCAAAGCAAAGAATTAACGAGATAGAATTTACCAACCTTTACGACATTGATATGGAGCGAGCTATACTAAGTTCCATTTTGCAAAACAACGATATTTTAGGTGAAATTTTTGACATTGTTAAGGCAAAGGATTTTTATCTAAAAGGGCATTCGCAAATATATGATGCAATGGTAGCATGCCTAAATAGCGATGATCCTATAACTATGCCATTTTTAAAAAATAGACTTGGCGAAAAATACGACGAAGAGCTAATACTAGATATTTTGGGCACAAACTCCCTAATAGACATTCAAAAATATGCAAATGAACTAAGAGAAAAATCTATAAAACGAAGTCTTGTAAAGATCGCTCACAATATACCAAGCAAAGTAAATGAAGACAAGCCAAGCCGCGATATGGTCGATGATCTTAGCCAGGAATTTTACTCTTTGATAGAAGGTGGAAGCACCGGAGTTATAAAAGAAGGCAAAGAGATCATCATGAAAATGATGGATCATATTAATGCTCAAGCCTTGCTTGGCGAAAAAGATATTGTTGGACTTGATACTGGATTTAAGAAGCTAAATGAGATGATAAAGGGCTTTAAAAATGGTGACCTCATCATCGTCGCAGCTCGTCCAGGCATGGGGAAAACGACACTTTGTTTAAATTTTATGAGTCAGGTTTTAAAAAATAATGCTGGAGTTGTTTTTTTCTCGCTCGAGATGCCAGCTGAGCAAATAATGATGAGAATGCTAGCAAGCAAGACCTCTATCCCGCTTCAAGACATAATGACTGCAAAGATGGATGATGAAGCGTTGGCTAGATTTAGCGATGCTTGCGAGGAGTTCGCGGCTAGCAAGCTTTTTGTGCATGATAGTGGCTATGTAAATATCCATCAAGTAAGAACACAAATGCGAAAACTAAAGGCTATGCATCCTGAAATTTCACTTTGCGTGATTGATTACATCGGTCTTATGATGAGTACAAATAACTACGCTGATCGTCACGTCCAAATAGCTGAAATTTCTCGTGGGTTAAAGCTTTTGGCACGTGAGCTAGATATGCCAATCATCGCTCTTTCTCAGCTAAACAGAAGCCTAGAATCTCGCGCAAACAAACGCCCTATGCTAAGTGATCTAAGAGAGTCAGGCGCGATCGAGCAAGATGCTGACATCATTCTTTTTGTTTATAGAGATGAGTTTTATCTAGAACAAGAAGAAAAAGAGAAAGAAAAACGCGCAAGTGCCGAGGGTAAAGAGTACAAAAGCAATCACGTCTTTAATAAGCTTCAAGAAAAGGCTGAGATCATAGTTGGCAAAAATAGAAATGGCGAAACTGGCTCAGTTGATGTGCTCTTTCAAAAGCAACACTCAAGATTTGAAGATATGTCTGCAATGCCAGTATCTGATGTTTCATTTGAAGGCTGATGCGTTTTAAAGCTTTAAAGAATAAAGAATTTTTTACTATATTTTGTCTGATTTGCCTTTGCATTTTTTCTATAAATTTGGCTATTAGCTATCATAAATATCAAATTTTTATGGACAAAGGCGAACAAGAGCTAACAGCAACCGTGATTTCTAGCTACGAAAAGCTTGGAGATGACGGCAAGAAAAGGCAAATTTTAAAGCTTAAAACTGATGAGTTTTCATTTTATACGCTTGGAGCTAAAGCAGATGACTTTAAAGCTGGAGATAATATATTTCTAAGCATCATAAATTTAGACGTTAGTTTTAAAGACTATCTTGCTTCCTCCTTTTATATGCCTAGCTTTTCACGCGAAAAACTACCACAAAAAGCCACGCTAAATATCAACCAAAAATTACAATCACTCATCTACGCCCAGCATGAAAATAGTAAAATTTCACAGCTCTACTCGGCTCTATTTTTAGGCACAAGTATCGATGCAGAGTTAAGAGATGACGTCTCGCACCTTGGCATAGCGCATCTTATAGCCATAAGTGGCTATCATTTAGGTTTTATAAGTGCGGTTATATTTTTTGTATTTAGGCCACTTTTAAAATTTTTATATGCGAGATTTTTACCTTTTAGAAACTACAACTTTGATCTAGCCATTATCGTTTTTATAGTCTTGTCATTTTACTTTTTTATAATAGGCTTTATACCAAGCTTTTTGCGAGCGTTCTTAATGAGCATTTTAGGATTTTATTGCACGTTAAAAGGCGTTAAAATTTTAAACTTCAAAACACTTTTTATAGTGACACTTGTTAGCATATCGCTCTTTCCGCAGCTACTTTTTAGCGTAGGTTTTTACTTTTCACTCATGGGCGTTTTTTACATATTTTTATATTTTAAACACCTAAAAGATAAATTTTCGCCTTTCATTCATCTTATACTTTTAAATTTATATGTTTGCTTTGCAATGGAAATTTGCGTACTTTATTTCTTTCCACTCATTAGCTTACAGCAGCTTAGCGTCCTTGCTATCAACTACATCTTTAGCGTTTTTTATCCATTAAGTGCTGCACTTCACATCGCTTCGTATGGCGACATTTTTGATAGCTTGCTAAATAATGTTTTAAATTTTAGACTAAGCTCGACTAAAATTTTTGTGCCAGCTATTATTTTTATCTTTTATAATATCGCTTCACTTCTAGCTATAAAATTTAGATCCATATTCTACATCTTGCCACTACTTGGGCTTTTGTGCTTTTTCGTTACTGGCTATAAAATTTACGCCTAAGCGATCTTCATACCATAAAATTTCATTATCTTGTTGTGAATTATCAAAGATATATACATTATAACAGCGCCTAAAATTAGCCTAGTTAAGTCTGTATCCTTTTGCCAAAAGACTAAATTTACGATGATAGCAGCTGGAATGAGAGCGTTATTCATGATGGCAAGCACACCGCTATCGACCTCGCAAGCACCTTTATTCCACATAAAATACCCTAGCCCA
The DNA window shown above is from Campylobacter concisus and carries:
- the ispG gene encoding flavodoxin-dependent (E)-4-hydroxy-3-methylbut-2-enyl-diphosphate synthase, with protein sequence MQRYPTKQIKIRNVLIGGDAPISVQSMTFSKTKDVKGTLEQIQRLYFAGCDIVRCAVFDKEDASALKQIVAGSPIPVVADIHFNHTYALIVSEFVDAIRINPGNIGSAKNIKAVVDACKQRNLPIRIGVNSGSLEKQFEDRYGRTVEAMVESAMYNIKLLEDFDFTDIKISLKSSDVERTMQAYRALRPKTNYPFHLGVTEAGTTFHATIKSAIALGGLLLEGIGDTMRVSITGELEEEIKVAKAILKDSGRQKEGLNIISCPTCGRLQADLMAAVKLVEEKTKGIKEPLNVSVMGCVVNAIGEAKGADVAIAFGKGNGMIMRHGEVVARLPESELVDRFLQEIDDEIKSRD
- a CDS encoding replicative DNA helicase, which produces MAKQRINEIEFTNLYDIDMERAILSSILQNNDILGEIFDIVKAKDFYLKGHSQIYDAMVACLNSDDPITMPFLKNRLGEKYDEELILDILGTNSLIDIQKYANELREKSIKRSLVKIAHNIPSKVNEDKPSRDMVDDLSQEFYSLIEGGSTGVIKEGKEIIMKMMDHINAQALLGEKDIVGLDTGFKKLNEMIKGFKNGDLIIVAARPGMGKTTLCLNFMSQVLKNNAGVVFFSLEMPAEQIMMRMLASKTSIPLQDIMTAKMDDEALARFSDACEEFAASKLFVHDSGYVNIHQVRTQMRKLKAMHPEISLCVIDYIGLMMSTNNYADRHVQIAEISRGLKLLARELDMPIIALSQLNRSLESRANKRPMLSDLRESGAIEQDADIILFVYRDEFYLEQEEKEKEKRASAEGKEYKSNHVFNKLQEKAEIIVGKNRNGETGSVDVLFQKQHSRFEDMSAMPVSDVSFEG
- a CDS encoding ComEC/Rec2 family competence protein, translating into MDKGEQELTATVISSYEKLGDDGKKRQILKLKTDEFSFYTLGAKADDFKAGDNIFLSIINLDVSFKDYLASSFYMPSFSREKLPQKATLNINQKLQSLIYAQHENSKISQLYSALFLGTSIDAELRDDVSHLGIAHLIAISGYHLGFISAVIFFVFRPLLKFLYARFLPFRNYNFDLAIIVFIVLSFYFFIIGFIPSFLRAFLMSILGFYCTLKGVKILNFKTLFIVTLVSISLFPQLLFSVGFYFSLMGVFYIFLYFKHLKDKFSPFIHLILLNLYVCFAMEICVLYFFPLISLQQLSVLAINYIFSVFYPLSAALHIASYGDIFDSLLNNVLNFRLSSTKIFVPAIIFIFYNIASLLAIKFRSIFYILPLLGLLCFFVTGYKIYA